A part of Kitasatospora acidiphila genomic DNA contains:
- a CDS encoding non-ribosomal peptide synthetase, whose protein sequence is MATGEGRDVYVLPIVLGFDSRALLDAFLGAMQQIVDRHDIYRTAIVWEGLREPVQVVTRHAELPVQEVALDPDGADAVEQLLAVAGAWMELGRAPLMDMHIAAEPDGDGWLAVLRIHQMVRDHTTQEALLREVRAFLAGRGAALPEALPFRNFVAQARLGVPREEHERYFAELLGDVTETTAPFGLLDVHSDGAAVERAQLPVDEELTGRLRGLARELGVSPATVFHLAWARVLGAVSGRDDVVFGTVLFGRMNAGSGADQVQGPFINSLPMRVSAGSQGVVEALSGVRRQLAELLVHEHAPLALAQRASGVTGGSPLFTSLFNYRHNQAAAQGAAKEPGQSDGAVLDGITVRHIRERTNYPLLVAVDDLGTGFRLTVDAMAQIDASMVCTLLHTVVGSLVAALESNRDLPLSAVEVLDTAGRERLLAASSGPAVEVEPSTLPGLFEAQVVRTPGAVAVVFEGVEVSYAELDARVNRLARLLVGEGVGPESVVAVCLPRGVDAVVALLGVLKAGGAYLPVDPGYPVERIGFMVADALPVVALVSGATVSVVPGSVRSVVLDAPETVASLAGLSAGVLSDAERLAPLGLAHPAYVIYTSGSTGRPKGVVVEHRSVAALLSWASGVFGGGDFERVLVSTSFNFDVSVFELFGPLVSGGSVEVVPDLLALADGGRTEWGVSLVSGVPSAFAQVLAGEGLSVAPRTVVLAGEALTADAVSAIRGALPGVRVANIYGPTEATVYSTAWFAEGEVAGAVPIGRPIANARAYVLDGSLQPVIPGVAGELYLAGAGLARGYLGRAGLTAERFVASPFGAAGERLYRTGDLVRWSRDGEIEYLGRADEQVKVRGFRIELGEVQAAVAAHPQVVQAVVVAREDVPGDKRLVAYVVTAVDVSGELGVLVREFVGERLPSYMVPSAVVVLDALPLSVNGKLDRRALPAPDFAAAAGAGREPATEQERMLCEAFAEVLGLPAVGVEDDFFMLGGHSLLATRLVSRIRVVLGVELPLRALFERPTPAAVAAWLGEAGAGRVALVPMVRPERVPLSFAQHRLWFLGQLEGPSATYNLPMAVRLTGQVERAALSAALRDVIGRHEVLRTVFAAVDGEPYQRVLDVEDAGFELAVVDAASEELPARVAAAGAYAFDLSSEIPLQATLFAVGPVDHVLVVVVHHIAGDGWSVAPLARDLSVAYEARVADRAPEWEPLPVQYADYALWQRELLGDERDPSSVLSGQVAYWREALAGAPVELELPTDRPRPAVAGHGGHRVELRVPGELHRRLLDVAREQGSTLFMVLQAALAVTLNRLGAGNDIPVGVAVAGRTDEALDELVGFFVNTLVMRTDLSGDPTVAQVLDRVREASLGAFAHQDVPFEKLVEELAPVRSLARHPLFQVMLTVQNTASVALELPGLRIDPLAGGTGAGAAKFDLELSVGEVYDGAGSPAGLQGSLIVAADLFDAGTAERFAGWLLRVVETVVAEPQTRLSAVRVLDEAERERLLTDWNDTAVAVPELSVAEVFAAQVARTPDAVAVVSGGVELSYAELDARAAALAGVLRDHGVGAESLVGVVMDRSVELLVALLAVVKAGGAYLPVDVEYPSERIGFVFQDAAPVCVLTTRDAASRVPESVEAPVLVVDGGDLPAGSVEVTGAGVGPGCPVYVMYTSGSTGVPKGVVTTQRDLVELASASHWGVGSGDRVLFQAPHAFDASSYEVWVALLSGATVVVAPTGAVDAGVLRSLVVDHAVSHVHVTAGLFRVIAEQDPQCFAGVREVLTGGDVVPVGAVRRVLEVCRGVVVRHLYGPTEVTLCATQHEVGSPEALGEVLPIGGPLDGTRVYVLDEFLAPVPVGVAGELYVAGAGLARGYLNRPGLTGERFVADPFGVAGGRLYRTGDRVKWSADGRLVFAGRADEQVKIRGFRVEPGEVESVVAAHPRVVQAAVVAREDVPGDKRLVAYVVAGGGGDAAELVASVREFVGGRLPSYMVPSAVVVLEALPLTANAKLDRKALPAPEYATGAGRAPAGIQEELLCQAFAEVLGLESVGVDDDFFVLGGHSLLAVRVLSRVRTLLGVELPIRALFEAPTPAALAARLGEAATGRTAVTAMARPERVPLSFAQRRLWFIGQLEGPSATYNLPVVLRLSGEVDRGALDAALRDVIGRHEVLRTVFAVADGEPFQRILESGELDWAVRRVDVTAERLDGAIAEATGYAFDLATELPIRAWLFTVGADEQVLVVTVHHIAGDGWSMGPLAADVSAAYAARSAGRAPVWEPLPVQYADYALWQRDLLGDEQDRDSLMARQIDYWRGALSGVPEELELPFDRSRPAVASYRVWRCRSRCRPMCTRGWWSWRGPRA, encoded by the coding sequence ATGGCCACGGGTGAGGGCCGTGATGTCTACGTGCTGCCGATCGTGCTCGGGTTCGACTCCCGTGCGCTGCTCGACGCCTTCCTCGGCGCGATGCAGCAGATCGTGGACCGGCACGACATCTACCGCACGGCGATCGTCTGGGAGGGCCTGCGCGAGCCGGTCCAGGTCGTGACCCGACACGCCGAACTGCCCGTCCAGGAAGTCGCGCTGGACCCGGACGGCGCGGACGCGGTGGAGCAGCTGCTGGCCGTCGCGGGCGCCTGGATGGAGCTCGGCCGCGCCCCGCTGATGGACATGCACATCGCCGCCGAACCGGATGGCGACGGCTGGCTGGCCGTGCTGCGCATCCACCAGATGGTCCGGGACCACACCACCCAGGAGGCGCTGCTGCGGGAGGTGCGCGCCTTCCTCGCAGGCCGGGGCGCGGCGCTGCCTGAGGCGCTGCCGTTCCGCAACTTCGTCGCCCAGGCCCGCCTCGGCGTGCCGCGTGAGGAGCACGAGCGGTACTTCGCCGAGCTGCTGGGCGACGTCACCGAGACCACCGCCCCGTTCGGCCTGCTGGACGTGCACAGCGACGGTGCCGCGGTGGAGCGCGCCCAGCTGCCCGTCGACGAGGAACTGACCGGGCGGCTGCGGGGCCTGGCCCGCGAGCTCGGGGTGAGCCCGGCAACCGTGTTCCACCTGGCATGGGCGCGGGTGCTGGGTGCGGTGAGCGGTCGTGACGATGTGGTGTTCGGCACGGTGCTGTTCGGCCGGATGAACGCCGGCAGCGGCGCCGATCAGGTCCAGGGACCCTTCATCAACTCCTTGCCGATGCGGGTGAGCGCCGGCTCGCAGGGGGTGGTCGAGGCTCTGTCCGGGGTGCGGCGGCAGTTGGCCGAGCTGCTGGTGCACGAGCACGCGCCGCTGGCACTGGCGCAGCGGGCCAGCGGGGTGACGGGCGGCAGCCCGCTGTTCACCTCGCTCTTCAACTACCGGCACAACCAGGCCGCTGCCCAGGGCGCCGCCAAGGAGCCGGGACAGTCGGACGGTGCCGTGCTGGACGGAATCACCGTGCGGCACATTCGGGAGCGCACCAACTACCCGCTCCTGGTGGCAGTCGATGACCTCGGGACCGGCTTCCGGCTGACGGTCGACGCGATGGCCCAGATCGACGCGTCGATGGTGTGCACGCTGCTGCACACCGTCGTGGGCAGTCTGGTGGCAGCGCTGGAGAGCAACCGGGACCTCCCGCTGAGCGCCGTGGAGGTACTGGACACCGCAGGGCGCGAGCGGCTCCTGGCCGCGAGCAGCGGACCGGCGGTCGAGGTCGAGCCGTCCACCTTGCCGGGGTTGTTCGAGGCGCAGGTGGTGCGGACGCCGGGTGCGGTGGCGGTGGTGTTCGAGGGTGTCGAGGTGTCGTATGCGGAGTTGGATGCGCGGGTGAACCGGTTGGCGCGTTTGCTGGTGGGTGAGGGGGTTGGTCCGGAGTCGGTGGTGGCGGTGTGTCTGCCGCGTGGTGTGGATGCGGTGGTGGCGTTGTTGGGTGTGTTGAAGGCGGGGGGTGCGTATCTGCCGGTGGATCCGGGGTATCCGGTGGAGCGGATCGGGTTCATGGTGGCGGATGCGTTGCCGGTGGTGGCGTTGGTGTCGGGGGCTACGGTCTCGGTGGTGCCGGGTTCGGTGCGGTCGGTGGTGCTGGATGCTCCGGAGACGGTGGCCTCGTTGGCGGGTCTGTCGGCTGGTGTGCTGTCGGATGCGGAGCGGTTGGCGCCGTTGGGTTTGGCGCATCCGGCGTATGTGATCTACACGTCGGGGTCGACGGGTCGGCCGAAGGGTGTGGTGGTCGAGCATCGTTCGGTGGCGGCGTTGTTGTCGTGGGCGTCGGGTGTGTTCGGGGGTGGCGACTTCGAGCGGGTGTTGGTGTCGACGTCGTTCAACTTCGATGTGTCGGTGTTCGAGTTGTTCGGGCCGTTGGTGTCGGGTGGTTCGGTGGAGGTGGTGCCGGATCTGCTGGCGCTGGCCGATGGTGGGCGTACCGAGTGGGGTGTGTCGCTGGTCAGTGGTGTGCCGTCGGCGTTCGCGCAGGTCTTGGCGGGTGAGGGGTTGTCGGTGGCGCCGAGGACGGTGGTGCTGGCGGGTGAGGCGTTGACGGCGGATGCGGTGTCGGCGATTCGTGGTGCGCTGCCGGGGGTGCGGGTGGCGAACATCTATGGTCCGACCGAGGCGACGGTGTACTCGACGGCGTGGTTCGCCGAGGGTGAGGTGGCGGGTGCGGTGCCGATCGGGCGGCCGATCGCCAATGCGCGCGCTTATGTGCTCGACGGGTCGTTGCAGCCGGTGATTCCGGGTGTGGCGGGTGAGTTGTATCTGGCGGGTGCGGGGTTGGCGCGTGGGTATCTGGGGCGTGCGGGTTTGACGGCGGAGCGTTTCGTGGCGTCGCCGTTCGGTGCGGCGGGGGAGCGGTTGTATCGCACGGGTGACTTGGTGCGGTGGAGTCGGGATGGTGAGATCGAGTATCTGGGGCGTGCGGATGAGCAGGTGAAGGTCCGTGGTTTCCGGATCGAGTTGGGTGAGGTGCAGGCGGCGGTTGCCGCGCATCCGCAGGTCGTTCAGGCTGTGGTGGTGGCGCGTGAGGACGTGCCGGGTGACAAGCGTCTGGTGGCCTATGTTGTGACGGCCGTGGATGTCTCTGGTGAACTTGGCGTGCTGGTGCGGGAGTTCGTGGGTGAGCGGTTGCCGTCCTACATGGTTCCGTCGGCGGTGGTGGTGCTGGATGCGCTGCCGCTGTCGGTGAATGGCAAGCTCGACCGCCGTGCGCTGCCGGCGCCGGACTTCGCGGCTGCCGCCGGTGCGGGTCGGGAGCCGGCCACCGAGCAGGAGCGGATGCTGTGCGAGGCGTTCGCCGAGGTGCTCGGGCTGCCCGCGGTCGGTGTTGAGGACGACTTCTTCATGCTGGGTGGTCATTCGCTGCTGGCGACGCGTCTGGTGAGCCGGATCCGGGTCGTGCTGGGCGTGGAGTTGCCGTTGCGGGCGCTGTTCGAGCGTCCGACTCCTGCCGCGGTCGCGGCGTGGCTGGGTGAGGCCGGCGCGGGCCGGGTGGCGTTGGTGCCGATGGTGCGTCCGGAGCGGGTGCCGCTGTCGTTCGCGCAGCACCGGCTGTGGTTCCTGGGGCAGTTGGAGGGTCCGAGCGCGACCTACAACCTCCCGATGGCCGTGCGGCTGACCGGGCAGGTGGAGCGGGCGGCGCTGAGCGCCGCACTGCGGGACGTCATCGGGCGTCACGAGGTTCTCCGCACGGTGTTCGCTGCGGTTGACGGCGAGCCGTACCAGCGCGTGCTCGATGTCGAGGATGCCGGGTTCGAGCTCGCGGTTGTCGACGCGGCCTCGGAAGAGCTGCCGGCCCGGGTGGCCGCAGCGGGCGCGTACGCGTTCGACCTCTCGTCCGAGATCCCTTTGCAGGCAACGCTGTTCGCGGTGGGTCCGGTCGACCACGTGCTGGTCGTGGTGGTGCATCACATCGCCGGGGACGGCTGGTCGGTGGCGCCGTTGGCGCGGGATCTGTCGGTGGCGTACGAGGCGAGGGTGGCCGATCGGGCGCCCGAGTGGGAGCCGCTGCCGGTGCAGTACGCGGACTACGCGCTGTGGCAGCGTGAACTGCTCGGGGATGAGCGGGATCCGAGCAGCGTGCTGTCCGGGCAGGTGGCGTACTGGCGCGAGGCGTTGGCCGGGGCGCCGGTCGAACTGGAGCTGCCGACCGATCGACCGCGTCCGGCGGTGGCCGGCCACGGTGGACATCGGGTCGAGCTGCGGGTGCCCGGGGAGTTGCACAGGCGCCTGCTGGACGTTGCGCGAGAGCAGGGATCGACCCTGTTCATGGTGCTCCAGGCCGCCCTCGCGGTCACCCTCAACCGCTTGGGTGCGGGGAACGACATTCCCGTCGGCGTGGCGGTGGCCGGGCGCACGGATGAGGCGCTGGACGAACTGGTCGGGTTCTTCGTCAACACGCTGGTGATGCGTACCGACCTGTCCGGCGACCCGACCGTGGCTCAGGTGCTCGATCGGGTGCGGGAGGCCAGTCTTGGGGCGTTCGCGCACCAGGACGTGCCGTTCGAGAAGCTGGTGGAGGAGTTGGCGCCGGTCCGGTCGCTGGCTCGGCACCCGCTGTTCCAGGTCATGCTGACCGTCCAGAACACGGCATCGGTGGCGTTGGAGCTCCCCGGTCTGCGGATCGACCCGCTGGCCGGCGGGACGGGGGCGGGCGCGGCCAAGTTCGACCTGGAGCTGTCGGTTGGCGAGGTCTACGACGGCGCGGGTTCTCCTGCCGGCTTGCAGGGCTCGTTGATCGTGGCTGCGGATCTGTTCGATGCGGGGACGGCGGAGCGTTTCGCGGGCTGGCTGCTGCGGGTGGTGGAGACGGTTGTCGCTGAGCCGCAGACGCGGTTGTCGGCGGTGCGGGTGCTGGATGAGGCCGAGCGGGAGCGGCTGCTGACTGACTGGAACGACACGGCTGTTGCTGTTCCGGAGCTGTCGGTGGCGGAGGTGTTCGCGGCGCAGGTGGCGCGGACGCCGGATGCGGTGGCGGTGGTGTCCGGTGGTGTGGAGCTGTCGTACGCGGAGTTGGATGCGCGGGCTGCTGCGTTGGCGGGTGTGCTGCGGGATCACGGGGTCGGCGCGGAGTCGCTGGTCGGTGTGGTGATGGACCGCTCGGTGGAGCTGTTGGTGGCGTTGCTGGCGGTGGTGAAGGCGGGTGGTGCGTATCTGCCGGTGGATGTGGAGTATCCGTCGGAGCGGATCGGGTTCGTGTTCCAGGACGCGGCGCCGGTGTGTGTGCTGACCACGCGGGATGCTGCCTCGCGGGTGCCGGAGTCGGTGGAAGCGCCGGTGCTGGTGGTCGATGGTGGGGATCTGCCGGCCGGGTCGGTGGAGGTGACCGGCGCTGGGGTGGGTCCGGGGTGCCCGGTGTATGTGATGTACACCTCGGGTTCGACGGGTGTGCCCAAGGGTGTGGTGACCACGCAGCGGGATCTGGTGGAGTTGGCGTCGGCTTCGCATTGGGGTGTGGGGTCGGGGGATCGGGTGTTGTTCCAGGCCCCGCACGCCTTCGATGCCTCCTCGTACGAGGTGTGGGTGGCGTTGCTGTCGGGTGCGACGGTGGTGGTGGCGCCGACGGGTGCGGTGGATGCGGGGGTGCTGCGGTCGCTAGTGGTCGACCACGCCGTGTCGCACGTGCATGTGACGGCGGGTCTGTTCCGGGTGATCGCGGAGCAGGATCCGCAGTGCTTCGCGGGTGTGCGTGAGGTGTTGACCGGTGGTGACGTGGTGCCGGTGGGTGCGGTGCGCCGGGTGCTGGAGGTGTGCCGAGGTGTGGTGGTGCGGCACCTGTACGGGCCGACGGAGGTGACGTTGTGCGCCACGCAGCACGAGGTGGGTTCGCCGGAGGCGCTGGGTGAGGTGCTGCCGATCGGTGGGCCGTTGGACGGCACCCGGGTGTACGTGTTGGACGAGTTCTTGGCTCCGGTGCCGGTGGGTGTGGCGGGGGAGTTGTATGTGGCGGGTGCGGGGTTGGCGCGCGGTTATCTGAACCGTCCGGGTCTGACGGGTGAGCGGTTCGTGGCGGACCCGTTCGGTGTGGCGGGTGGCCGGTTGTATCGCACGGGTGACCGGGTGAAGTGGTCGGCGGATGGGCGGTTGGTGTTCGCGGGGCGTGCGGATGAGCAGGTGAAGATCCGCGGGTTCCGGGTGGAGCCGGGTGAGGTGGAGTCGGTGGTGGCCGCGCATCCGCGGGTTGTTCAGGCGGCGGTGGTTGCTCGTGAGGATGTGCCGGGTGACAAGCGCCTGGTGGCCTACGTTGTTGCCGGCGGGGGCGGAGATGCGGCTGAACTTGTCGCGTCTGTACGGGAGTTCGTTGGTGGTCGGTTGCCGTCGTACATGGTGCCCTCGGCGGTGGTGGTCCTGGAGGCGTTGCCGTTGACGGCCAACGCCAAGCTGGACCGCAAGGCCCTGCCCGCACCCGAATACGCCACCGGTGCCGGCCGAGCGCCCGCCGGCATCCAGGAAGAACTGCTTTGCCAGGCCTTCGCCGAGGTGCTGGGCCTGGAGAGCGTCGGTGTCGATGACGACTTCTTCGTCCTCGGCGGCCACTCCCTGCTCGCCGTGCGGGTGTTGAGCCGGGTGCGCACCCTGCTGGGAGTGGAACTGCCCATCCGGGCGCTGTTCGAGGCGCCGACCCCGGCCGCGTTGGCCGCCCGGCTGGGCGAGGCCGCCACGGGCCGGACTGCCGTGACCGCGATGGCGCGGCCGGAGCGGGTGCCGTTGTCGTTCGCTCAGCGGCGGTTGTGGTTCATCGGTCAGTTGGAGGGGCCGAGTGCGACGTACAACCTGCCGGTGGTGCTGCGACTGTCGGGTGAGGTGGATCGGGGGGCGTTGGATGCGGCGCTGCGGGATGTGATCGGCCGGCACGAGGTGCTGCGGACGGTCTTCGCGGTGGCTGATGGTGAGCCGTTCCAGCGGATCCTGGAGTCGGGTGAGCTGGACTGGGCGGTGCGGCGGGTCGATGTGACTGCCGAGCGGTTGGACGGTGCGATCGCCGAGGCGACCGGTTATGCCTTCGACCTTGCTACCGAACTCCCGATCCGGGCTTGGCTGTTCACTGTCGGTGCCGACGAGCAGGTTTTGGTGGTGACGGTTCACCACATCGCGGGGGATGGTTGGTCGATGGGTCCGCTGGCGGCGGATGTGTCGGCCGCGTATGCGGCACGCAGCGCTGGCCGGGCTCCTGTGTGGGAGCCGTTGCCGGTGCAGTACGCGGATTATGCGCTGTGGCAGCGTGACCTGCTCGGGGACGAGCAGGACCGCGACAGTCTGATGGCCCGTCAGATCGACTACTGGCGTGGTGCGCTGTCGGGTGTGCCGGAGGAGCTGGAGCTGCCGTTCGATCGTTCGCGTCCCGCGGTGGCGAGCTACCGGGTGTGGCGGTGCCGGTCGAGGTGCCGGCCGATGTGCACGCGCGGCTGGTGGAGTTGGCGCGGGCCGAGGGCGTGA
- a CDS encoding non-ribosomal peptide synthetase yields MIPLSFAQRRLWFLWQLEGASAIYNTAMAARITGRLDHKALNAAFRDLIERHEVLRTVFPETADGQPYQNVLPLAEARFELPAIEVAPEELDAAVTGASRHAFDLATEIPLRAWLFSDGPDEQVLVVVVHHIAGDGWSIGPLTRDLSLAYAARLEGREPGWEPLPVQYTDYAVWQRESLGDETDPDSLLSQQVDYWREALAGLPEELELPVSRPRPAVASHRGHQAELEVSAEVHGRLLRLARERRASMFVVLQAAMAVTLSRLGAGRDIPIGSAIAGRTDPILNDLVGCFVNTLVIRTDLSDDPTFDELLQRVRDVALDGLENQDVPFEKLVEVLAPARSLGRQPLFQTVLTMQNTGLGMELPGVRIEAWPLGRPGAKFDLDLMVGESFDAQGAPAGIRGVLTAAADLFDADVARLIAGSLARVLTAMADDPQARVDAVDVLGADERRRVLSEWNDTAAAGSGLMVPQVFEAQVARTPEAVAVVADGVSVSYAELDARANRLAHYLISQGVGPESVVGLALPRGVEMIAGILAVWKAGAGYLPVDVSQPAERVAFTVKDSRAQLVLTTDEVLEDLPSVGVRLVAVDGTLTAMQLAGAAITSPGVAVDPQALAYVIYTSGSTGRPKGVAVTHGGLANYVSSVPARVGFEGGRYALLQAQATDLGNTVLFASLVSGGELHVLGEEAVTDPRLVADYVAEHGIDFVKVVPSHLAALGAVGGLERVLPGRSVVLGGEAASPGWVDELLAAAGERRVFNHYGPTETTIGVATTRLTPGGVVPVGSPVANTRFYVLDERLNPVPVGVAGELYVAGAQLARGYVRRPDLTAERFVACPFEQGARMYRTGDRARWTADGEIVFLGRADEQVKIRGFRIEPGEVASVLTAHPLIAQAAVVAREDVPGERRLIGYVVADDPEDADDTLAGAVRTFVAARLPEHMVPSAIVVLDALPLAGNGKLDRKALPAPDFAAAAGVSSRGPATAQEEILCEAFAEILGLESVGVDDDFFALGGHSLLAVSLVEKLRVRGVSISIRALFETPTVASLAVVTGPEQVAVPANAIPDGATEITPEMLPLVELTEAEIELVVAKVPGGPANVADVYPLAPLQEGSSTTT; encoded by the coding sequence TTGATTCCGTTGTCGTTCGCCCAGCGCCGGCTGTGGTTCCTGTGGCAGCTCGAAGGAGCCTCCGCCATCTACAACACCGCGATGGCGGCCCGGATCACCGGGCGGTTGGACCACAAGGCGCTGAACGCCGCCTTCCGTGACCTGATCGAGCGCCATGAGGTGCTCAGGACCGTCTTCCCCGAGACCGCCGACGGCCAGCCCTACCAGAACGTGCTGCCGCTCGCCGAGGCGCGGTTCGAACTGCCGGCGATCGAGGTGGCGCCGGAGGAGCTGGACGCCGCGGTCACCGGGGCGTCCCGCCACGCCTTCGACCTCGCCACCGAGATCCCGCTGCGCGCCTGGCTGTTCTCCGACGGGCCGGATGAGCAGGTGCTCGTGGTTGTCGTGCACCACATCGCCGGTGACGGCTGGTCGATCGGTCCGCTGACGCGCGATCTGTCCCTCGCCTACGCGGCGCGGCTGGAGGGCCGCGAGCCGGGGTGGGAACCGCTTCCGGTGCAGTACACCGACTACGCCGTGTGGCAGCGCGAGTCGCTCGGCGACGAGACCGACCCGGACAGCCTGCTGTCGCAGCAGGTGGACTACTGGCGCGAGGCGTTGGCCGGGCTGCCCGAGGAACTGGAGCTGCCGGTCAGCCGGCCGCGTCCGGCGGTCGCCTCGCACCGCGGCCACCAGGCGGAGCTGGAGGTGTCGGCCGAGGTGCACGGCCGGCTGCTCCGCCTCGCGCGCGAACGCCGGGCCAGCATGTTCGTCGTGCTGCAGGCGGCGATGGCGGTGACGCTGTCCCGCCTGGGCGCGGGCCGTGACATCCCGATCGGGTCGGCCATCGCGGGGCGTACCGATCCGATCCTGAACGACCTGGTCGGCTGCTTCGTCAACACCTTGGTGATCCGCACGGACCTGTCCGATGACCCGACCTTCGACGAGCTGCTGCAGCGCGTGCGCGACGTGGCACTGGACGGGCTGGAGAACCAGGACGTCCCGTTCGAGAAGCTGGTGGAGGTGCTGGCCCCGGCGCGCTCGCTGGGCCGCCAGCCGCTCTTCCAGACGGTCCTGACCATGCAGAACACCGGCTTGGGCATGGAGCTGCCGGGCGTGCGGATCGAGGCTTGGCCGCTGGGCCGTCCGGGAGCCAAGTTCGACCTGGACCTGATGGTCGGCGAGAGCTTCGACGCGCAGGGCGCGCCGGCGGGGATCCGGGGCGTGCTGACTGCGGCGGCAGACCTGTTCGACGCCGATGTCGCCCGGCTGATCGCGGGCTCCCTGGCACGGGTGCTGACGGCGATGGCCGATGACCCGCAGGCCCGGGTCGACGCGGTGGATGTGCTGGGTGCGGATGAGCGTCGCCGGGTGCTGTCGGAGTGGAACGACACCGCTGCGGCCGGATCCGGGTTGATGGTTCCGCAGGTGTTCGAGGCGCAGGTGGCGCGGACGCCGGAGGCGGTGGCGGTTGTCGCCGATGGCGTGTCGGTGTCGTATGCGGAGTTGGATGCGCGGGCGAACCGCCTTGCCCACTATCTGATCAGCCAGGGTGTTGGTCCGGAGTCGGTGGTGGGGTTGGCGTTGCCGCGTGGTGTGGAGATGATCGCGGGGATCTTGGCGGTGTGGAAGGCGGGGGCCGGGTATCTGCCGGTGGACGTGTCCCAGCCGGCGGAGCGGGTCGCGTTCACGGTGAAGGACTCCCGCGCGCAACTCGTGCTGACCACCGATGAGGTGTTGGAGGACCTGCCCTCCGTCGGGGTGCGTCTGGTGGCGGTGGACGGCACGTTGACGGCGATGCAGTTGGCGGGTGCGGCGATCACCTCGCCTGGCGTGGCGGTGGATCCGCAGGCGCTGGCATACGTGATCTACACCTCCGGTTCGACGGGTCGTCCGAAGGGTGTGGCCGTCACGCATGGGGGTCTGGCGAACTACGTCTCCTCGGTGCCGGCCCGGGTCGGTTTCGAGGGCGGTCGGTATGCGCTGTTGCAGGCGCAGGCCACCGATCTGGGGAACACGGTGCTGTTCGCGAGCCTGGTGTCGGGTGGTGAGCTGCATGTCCTGGGGGAGGAGGCGGTCACCGATCCGCGTCTGGTCGCGGACTATGTGGCCGAGCACGGGATCGACTTTGTGAAGGTGGTGCCCTCGCATCTGGCGGCGCTGGGTGCGGTGGGTGGTTTGGAGCGGGTGCTGCCGGGGCGGTCGGTGGTGCTGGGTGGTGAGGCCGCCTCGCCCGGGTGGGTTGATGAGCTGCTGGCCGCGGCTGGTGAGCGGCGGGTGTTCAACCATTACGGTCCGACGGAGACCACGATCGGTGTCGCGACCACCCGCCTGACCCCGGGTGGGGTGGTTCCGGTGGGTTCGCCGGTGGCCAACACCCGTTTCTACGTGCTGGATGAGCGGCTCAACCCGGTGCCGGTGGGTGTCGCGGGTGAGTTGTATGTGGCGGGTGCGCAGCTGGCGCGCGGCTATGTGCGCCGTCCTGACTTGACCGCGGAGCGGTTCGTGGCGTGCCCGTTCGAGCAGGGTGCCAGGATGTACCGCACGGGTGACCGGGCGCGTTGGACGGCCGATGGCGAGATCGTGTTCCTGGGCCGTGCCGACGAGCAGGTGAAGATCCGTGGTTTCCGGATCGAGCCGGGCGAGGTGGCCAGTGTCCTGACGGCTCACCCGCTGATCGCGCAGGCTGCTGTGGTGGCTCGTGAGGATGTGCCGGGTGAGCGTCGCCTGATCGGCTATGTGGTCGCGGACGACCCCGAGGATGCGGATGACACGCTCGCGGGCGCGGTGCGCACCTTCGTGGCCGCGCGCCTGCCGGAGCACATGGTCCCCTCGGCGATCGTGGTTCTGGATGCCCTGCCGCTGGCGGGCAACGGGAAGTTGGACCGCAAGGCGCTGCCGGCCCCCGACTTCGCGGCGGCGGCCGGGGTGTCGAGTCGTGGGCCGGCCACCGCGCAGGAGGAGATCCTGTGCGAGGCGTTCGCCGAGATCCTGGGCCTGGAGAGTGTCGGGGTCGATGACGACTTCTTCGCGTTGGGCGGGCATTCGCTGTTGGCGGTGTCGCTGGTGGAGAAGTTGCGGGTGCGTGGGGTGTCGATATCGATCCGGGCGCTCTTCGAGACCCCGACCGTGGCGAGTCTGGCCGTGGTGACCGGGCCGGAGCAGGTGGCAGTGCCGGCGAACGCGATCCCGGACGGCGCCACGGAGATCACGCCCGAGATGCTGCCACTGGTGGAGCTGACCGAGGCCGAGATCGAGTTGGTCGTGGCGAAGGTGCCCGGTGGTCCTGCGAATGTGGCGGACGTCTACCCGCTGGCCCCGCTCCAGGAGGGGTCTTCTACCACCACCTGA
- a CDS encoding acyl carrier protein, whose amino-acid sequence MTGREVGVRVSGEDIERWLMERVAYYLETPVGEIDPEVSLAEYGLESVYAFALCGDIEDKLGVTVEPTLVWDVDTVAALTVHLAALAAEQGL is encoded by the coding sequence ATGACTGGTCGGGAAGTGGGTGTGCGGGTGTCGGGCGAGGACATCGAGCGGTGGTTGATGGAGCGGGTGGCCTACTACCTGGAGACGCCGGTGGGGGAGATCGATCCTGAGGTCTCGCTCGCCGAGTACGGGTTGGAGTCGGTGTACGCCTTCGCGTTGTGCGGGGACATCGAGGACAAGCTGGGTGTGACCGTGGAGCCCACCCTGGTGTGGGACGTCGACACGGTTGCGGCGCTCACCGTTCACCTGGCCGCTCTCGCGGCCGAACAGGGTCTGTAG